The Longimicrobium sp. genome includes a window with the following:
- a CDS encoding carboxypeptidase-like regulatory domain-containing protein has protein sequence MPRSLHPRARPFAALLGLLLLLAAGCENLIHSQYDFAQVRVRTQDASGAPISNVEVVLYTGAAVMGRARTGAEGEHLFPEVAAGAYGVFIGVPPEYTLRPGEREFVDTLTIARGARREVTFVLVAR, from the coding sequence ATGCCGCGTTCGCTTCACCCCCGCGCCCGCCCCTTCGCCGCGCTGCTGGGCCTGCTGCTCCTGCTGGCTGCGGGGTGCGAGAACCTGATCCACTCGCAGTACGACTTCGCGCAGGTGCGCGTGCGCACGCAGGACGCGTCCGGCGCGCCGATCTCCAACGTGGAGGTGGTGCTCTACACGGGCGCCGCCGTCATGGGGCGGGCCCGCACCGGCGCGGAGGGCGAGCACCTCTTTCCCGAGGTGGCGGCGGGGGCGTACGGCGTGTTCATCGGCGTCCCGCCGGAATACACGCTCCGCCCCGGGGAGCGCGAGTTCGTGGACACGCTCACCATCGCGCGCGGTGCCCGGCGCGAGGTCACCTTCGTCCTGGTCGCCCGCTGA